One stretch of Eupeodes corollae chromosome 2, idEupCoro1.1, whole genome shotgun sequence DNA includes these proteins:
- the LOC129945024 gene encoding uncharacterized protein LOC129945024, protein MALNKYGQPLLCRALLDSGSQLHFITESCASQLGLERSRTDLPISGIGNSTSTIRHKITTSIYSRFSKFSKTIDFHVLPQITGNHPDSFINVDEWDILKRLDLADPHFYRPSKIDILIGAELLFTILKQEQYRLAIDLPILQSTELGWVVAGKLQSKPLPLSHCNIATTALPTLSSLERTLHKFWDLEDYKAPSKTLSQEEEECEKHFKQSFSRTSSGRFIVRLPFRRNPSQLGNSLNTASKRFKTLERKLISKPELQQPYRAFVNEYINLHHMQEIKTIPTSNYFLPHHCVVKPDSSSTKLRVVFDGSAKTSTNLSLNDLLMVGPTVQPDLFTVLINFRTFAYVFMADIRQMFRQILIHEDDRKYQMIVWRNEPNEILKYYLLNTVTYGTSSAPFLATRCIVQLAEEEEAQFPKAAHAVLNGVYVDNFMTGANDLSEANQLKKDIISILAKGQFELRKFCANNDRLLDDTPEEHREPFVIINNSETIKTLGLIWQPQEDLFKFNYVPEFHNQTSKRTVLSDLGKNFDPLGLIGPIVVKGKLFMQQLWKSKLGWDSPLPEELSLQWDRYIQQLNEVKFLSCPRHLLGQSEYVDIQLHAFSDSSEAAYGTCCYLRSLSRSGEVNCQLICSKSRVCPIKSTSLPRLELQAAVMMVELVDRLTKILQLKINDIFYHTDSQIVLAWISQPSYTWVTFVANRVARIQELSQAEQWRHVSGKINPADLISRGCTADTLQSSSLWFQGPSFLISMHESWRETAMLSSFEEIPERKSSNKALIAAHPQYYSVMQNVKYNDSLPKLERIFAYVYRFYNKARKIQTTAVLSTLPTVEESNLAHNGLIINMQLLEFKNEFNRLQNSEQVEQTSRLRNLCPFIARDGLLRSLHAAPQALLGIIRQRYWPIDGLNMARREFNKCQRCFRVKPKSVEQFMGNLPPERVSPEGPFLTTGVDFCGPFKLRYQPRARTIIKGYIAVFVCFTTKAVHLEAVGDLTTASFIAALRRFIARRGLCRTIFCDNATNFVGARNELKELARLFESESLIQIKEICRVDRIEWRFIPPRSPHFGGLWEAAVKSAKYHFIRVAANAILNYEELNTLTAQIEAILNSRPITPLSSSPNDLEPLTPGHFLIGRPLTSIPEPCLLDASISRLTRFRRLQQIQQQFWKRWSRDYLLSLQERTRWYKKSEILKAGTIVLIHDDNLPPYKWLMGRILKTFPGSDGIVRVAEVKTKLGIYKRTANKLYPLPM, encoded by the exons ATGGCCCTCAACAAATACGGCCAACCTCTCTTATGCAGAGCCTTATTAGACTCAGGTTCGCAGCTACATTTCATAACTGAATCTTGCGCTTCACAGCTTGGTCTTGAGCGCTCACGGACTGATCTGCCCATCAGCGGTATTGGAAACTCCACCTCGACAATACGTCACAAAATCACTACGTCCATATACTCACGGTTCAgtaaattttctaaaacaattgaCTTTCACGTCTTGCCACAAATTACTGGCAACCATCCTGATAGCTTCATCAATGTCGACGAATGGGATATCTTAAAAAGGCTTGACCTAGCCGATCCTCATTTTTATCGTCCGAGCAAAATTGACATCCTCATCGGAGCGGAGCTACTCTTCACTATCCTGAAACAGGAACAGTATCGCCTTGCTATCGACCTTCCTATCTTACAGAGTACCGAACTTGGATGGGTAGTCGCTGGCAAACTGCAATCAAAACCTCTGCCGCTTTCACACTGCAACATTGCAACCACAGCACTTCCCACACTCTCTTCTCTAGAAAGGACACTTCACAAATTTTGGGACCTAGAAGACTACAAGGCTCCGTCTAAGACTCTCTCCCAAGAGGAAGAAGAATGTGAGAAACACTTTAAGCAGTCCTTCTCACGAACAAGCTCTGGTCGCTTCATTGTCCGTCTTCCATTTCGACGAAACCCGTCACAACTCGGAAACTCACTGAACACAGCTTCTAAAAGATTCAAAACGCTTGAACGCAAGCTCATCTCCAAACCGGAACTGCAACAGCCTTACAGAGCATTTGTTAACGAGTACATAAATCTTCACCACATGCAAGAAATTAAGACTATACCAACCTCAAACTATTTTTTACCACACCACTGCGTTGTCAAACCGGATAGCTCATCCACAAAACTCCGAGTAGTTTTTGACGGTTCGGCAAAGACTTCAACAAATCTCTCTCTAAATGACCTGCTTATGGTTGGACCAACCGTACAGCCCGACTTATTTACAGTCTTAATCAATTTTCGCACATTTGCTTACGTATTCATGGCAGATATTCGTCAGATGTTTCGACAAATTCTTATTCACGAAGACGATCGAAAATATCAAATGATAGTTTGGCGCAATGAGCCGAACGAAATTCTAAAATACTACCTCCTGAATACAGTGACATATGGCACATCATCTGCTCCCTTCTTAGCCACTAGATGTATCGTTCAATTAGCAGAGGAAGAAGAGGCTCAATTTCCTAAAGCAGCCCATGCGGTTTTAAATGGAGTCTATGTAGACAATTTCATGACAGGAGCTAATGACCTCTCAGAAGCTAATCAACTTAAGAAAGATATCATCTCAATCTTAGCAAAAGGGCAGTTTGAACTCAGAAAATTCTGTGCTAATAACGACCGACTTTTAGATGACACTCCAGAAGAACATAGAGAGCCCTTTGTGATCATAAATAATTCTGAGACAATCAAAACTTTGGGATTGATCTGGCAACCACAGGAAGatcttttcaaattcaattatgtACCAGAATTTCACAATCAGACTTCCAAAAGGACAGTGCTCTCTGATCTAGGTAAGAATTTCGATCCTCTTGGCTTAATCGGTCCAATCGTCGTAAAAGGGAAGCTGTTCATGCAACAGCTCTGGAAATCTAAACTAGGATGGGACTCACCACTACCAGAGGAGCTTAGCCTTCAATGGGATCGCTACATTCAGCAGCTAAATGAAGTCAAATTCTTGTCCTGCCCTCGGCATCTTCTTGGTCAATCAGAATATGTTGACATCCAACTACATGCATTCTCGGACAGCAGCGAAGCCGCATACGGAACGTGTTGCTATTTACGTTCACTAAGTCGTTCAGGCGAAGTAAACTGCCAGCTCATATGCTCCAAATCACGCGTATGTCCAATAAAGTCGACAAGCCTACCTAGACTAGAGCTCCAAGCAGCAGTCATGATGGTCGAGTTAGTTGACAGGCTAACAAAAATACTCCAACTCAAGATCAACGATATTTTCTATCATACCGATTCGCAGATTGTTTTAGCCTGGATTTCCCAACCATCATACACATGGGTTACATTCGTCGCCAATAGAGTAGCCAGAATTCAAGAACTCTCCCAAGCAGAGCAATGGAGACATGTTTCTGGAAAAATTAATCCGGCAGATCTGATCTCAAGAGGTTGTACAGCTGATACCTTACAATCATCATCTCTCTGGTTCCAAGGACCAAGCTTCTTAATTTCAATGCATGAGAGCTGGCGAGAAACAGCAATGCTCAGCTCTTTTGAAGAAATCCCGGAAAGAAAATCATCCAACAAGGCGCTCATCGCAGCACATCCGCAATACTACAGCGTAATGCAAAACGTAAAATACAACGATTCACTCCCAAAACTAGAGAGAATATTCGCTTACGTATATCGTTTCTACAATAAAGCACGAAAAATTCAAACTACTGCGGTACTTTCAACTCTTCCCACTGTGGAGGAAAGTAATCTCGCCCACAACGGCTTAATCATAAATATGCAACttcttgaattcaaaaatgaattcaatCGCCTTCAAAATTCTGAACAAGTTGAACAAACTAGTCGTCTTCGAAATCTTTGCCCATTTATAGCCAGAGATGGCTTGCTCAGG tCGCTTCATGCAGCTCCACAGGCACTTCTTGGTATAATTCGTCAAAGGTACTGGCCTATAGATGGACTAAACATGGCTCGTCGAGAATTCAATAAATGCCAACGCTGTTTCCGTGTCAAACCAAAATCAGTAGAGCAGTTTATGGGCAATCTTCCACCAGAACGGGTATCACCAGAAGGTCCATTCCTGACCACTGGCGTTGACTTTTGTGGCCCCTTTAAACTACGCTACCAGCCAAGGGCTCGAACAATCATTAAAGGATACATCGCTGTCTTCGTCTGCTTCACCACTAAAGCAGTCCACTTAGAAGCAGTCGGAGATCTAACTACAGCCTCGTTCATCGCAGCACTCCGACGATTTATCGCCCGGCGCGGCCTCTGTCGTACAATATTCTGCGACAACGCAACCAACTTTGTCGGCGCCCGAAACGAGCTCAAAGAACTAGCGAGATTATTCGAAAGTGAAAGCCTGATACAGATTAAGGAAATCTGTCGAGTGGACCGAATCGAGTGGCGTTTTATTCCTCCAAGGTCACCTCATTTCGGTGGTCTCTGGGAGGCTGCCGTCAAGTCTGCGAAGTACCACTTCATTCGAGTAGCAGCAAATGCGATTCTTAACTATGAAGAACTAAACACTCTCACCGCTCAAATCGAAGCAATTTTGAACTCGCGTCCAATTACACCGCTCTCATCATCACCGAATGACCTGGAACCACTCACTCCAGGCCACTTTCTCATAGGACGTCCGTTGACATCCATACCAGAACCCTGCTTACTAGATGCTAGTATCTCGAGGCTCACCAGGTTTAGACGGTTACAACAAATTCAGCAACAATTTTGGAAACGCTGGTCTCGAGACTACCTCCTTAGCCTACAAGAACGTACCAGGTGgtacaaaaaatctgaaattctCAAAGCAGGCACAATCGTTCTCATACATGACGACAACTTACCCCCATACAAATGGCTTATGGGACGAATCCTCAAGACTTTCCCTGGCTCTGATGGCATCGTACGTGTGGCTGAAGTCAAAACCAAACTTGGCATCTATAAACGAACAGCCAATAAACTCTACCCACTTCCGATGTAA
- the LOC129945714 gene encoding farnesol dehydrogenase-like, protein MDRWQGKVAVVTGASCGIGEAISRDLHREGMIVVALARRKNRLEDIRNSIPSEERSRFYIKCCDVQDEEQVKAAFAFVESELGGVDVLVNNAGIVKSTELLKPDNTEDIKSTLNTNVLGVVFCTREAFRSMKERGGDGHVVLINSTAGHITPNIPSLPSLNIYPATKHAVTSMTEVYRQEFIRHGTKIRITSISPGVVDTEIFPEHLIDMIRANMPMLSAKDVSSSVIYAISAPPHVQVHEIILKPNGEKF, encoded by the exons ATGGACCGTTGGCAAGGTAAGGTTGCTGTAGTTACTGGTGCAAGTTGTGGAATTGGCGAAGCAATCTCCAGAGACCTTCACCGGGAGGGAATGATTGTTGTGGCGTTGGCTCGTCGTAAAAATCGTTTAGAGGACATTCGCAATAGTATACCTTCTGAAGAAAGATCCCGATTTTATATCAAATGTTGTGATGTTCAAGACGAAGAACAAGTTAAGGCAGCTTTTGCTTTTGTAGAAAGTGAATTGGGAGGTGTTGACGTTCTTGTGAATAATGCTGGAATTGTGAAATCGACAGAGTTATTGAAACCAGACAATACAGAGGATATAAAGTCAACTCTAAATACAAATGTGTTGGGAGTAGTTTTCTGCACAAGAGAAGCTTTTCGATCGATGAAGGAAAGAGGAGGCGATGGACATGTTGTACTCATAAATAGCACTGCTGGTCATATTACTCCGAATATACCCTCTCTACCCTCTTTGAATATTTATCCTGCTACAAAACATGCAGTTACTTCCATGACTGAGGTTTACAGACAGGAATTCATCAGACATGGAACAAAAATTCGTATAACG AGTATAAGTCCTGGCGTTGTGGATACCGAGATTTTTCCGGAACATCTTATTGATATGATACGAGCCAACATGCCAATGTTGTCTGCTAAGGATGTATCGAGTTCTGTAATATATGCAATTTCAGCACCGCCACATGTGCAG gtTCACGAGATCATTCTGAAACCAAACGGTGAAAAGttttga
- the LOC129948160 gene encoding farnesol dehydrogenase: MERWQKKVAVVTGASAGIGAACAKALTAAGLIVVGLARRDERVRKLAADLPGAVQKNLHAIKCDLTKEDDVMKAFEWTEKNFGGVDVLVNNAGVIETTQLSKRNNTKEIRQTIETNLMGVVYCTREAFNSMLDRNVEGHIVIVNSVAGHQVPNLGPDLPSLNVYPATKFALRAMTEIYRQEFLKNKSKVRITSISPGIVNTDILPTEIQTVVKQFMPMLSSEDVADAVLYAISTPDNVQVHNIIIKPMGEKF, translated from the exons ATGGAGCGTTGGCAGAAGAAAGTCGCCGTTGTGACCGGTGCTAGTGCTGGAATTGGAGCTGCTTGTGCCAAGGCCCTTACAGCAGCAGGTCTGATTGTTGTTGGTTTGGCTCGACGGGATGAAAGGGTGCGAAAACTAGCCGCGGATCTGCCAGGAGCTGTCCAGAAGAATCTACATGCTATTAAGTGTGATTTAACCAAAGAAGATGACGTCATGAAAGCCTTCGAATGGACCGAGAAAAATTTCGGAGGTGTTGATGTTCTGGTGAATAATGCTGGAGTCATTGAAACAACTCAACTAAGCAAACGTAACAATACCAAAGAAATTCGACAAACAATCGAGACGAACTTAATGGGAGTTGTGTATTGCACAAGAGAAGCCTTCAACTCTATGTTGGACAGAAATGTTGAGGGTCATATTGTGATTGTGAATAGTGTCGCTGGACATCAGGTTCCTAATTTAGGACCTGATTTGCCATCCTTAAATGTCTATCCAGCGACAAAATTTGCACTTAGAGCTATGACCGAAATTTATCGacaagaatttcttaaaaataagtctAAGGTTCGAATAAcg agtATAAGTCCTGGGATTGTGAATACAGACATTCTTCCGACAGAAATTCAAACCGTTGTTAAGCAATTTATGCCAATGCTCAGTTCTGAAGATGTTGCCGATGCTGTTTTGTATGCGATTTCAACACCGGATAATGTACAG gtTCACAATATAATTATCAAACCAATGGGAGAGAAGTtctaa
- the LOC129948162 gene encoding farnesol dehydrogenase-like: protein MDRWQGKVAVVTGAGSGIGATIAKDLHHEGMCVVALDLCGNRLEDIRNSIAFEERSRFYIKCCDVQDEEQVKEAFAFVESELGGVDVLVNNAGIVKSTELLKLDNTADIKLSLDTNVLGVVLCTREAFRSMKERGGDGHVVLINSTAGHITPNIPELPSLNIYPATKYAITSMTEVYRQEFSRHGTKIRITSVSPGAVDTEMFPDHLIDKIRASMPMLKTKDVSSAVLYALAAPPHVQVKFK, encoded by the exons ATGGATCGTTGGCAAGGTAAAGTCGCTGTAGTTACTGGTGCAGGTAGTGGAATTGGTGCTACAATCGCAAAAGACCTTCACCATGAAGGAATGTGTGTTGTTGCATTGGATCTTTGCGGAAATCGCTTGGAGGATATTCGTAATAGTATAGCATTTGAGGAAAGATCCCGATTTTATATCAAATGTTGTGATGTTCAAGACGAAGAACAAGTCAAGGAAGCTTTTGCTTTTGTAGAAAGTGAATTAGGAGGTGTTGATGTCCTCGTAAATAATGCTGGAATTGTGAAATCGACAGAGTTATTGAAACTAGACAACACTGCAGATATAAAATTGTCTCTAGATACAAATGTCTTGGGAGTAGTTTTGTGCACAAGAGAAGCATTTCGGTCGATGAAAGAACGAGGAGGCGATGGACATGTTGTACTCATAAATAGCACTGCTGGTCATATTACGCCGAATATACCAGAATTACCCTCTTTGAATATTTACCCTGCAACAAAATATGCTATCACATCAATGACTGAGGTTTATAGACAGGAATTCTCGAGGCATGGTACAAAAATTCGCATAACT AGTGTAAGCCCAGGCGCAGTGGATACTGAAATGTTTCCAGATCATCTAATTGACAAGATACGAGCCAGCATGCCAATGTTAAAAACTAAGGATGTGTCAAGCGCTGTACTCTATGCTCTAGCAGCACCACCACACGTTCaggtaaaatttaaatag
- the LOC129945713 gene encoding farnesol dehydrogenase-like — translation MDRWQGKVAVVTGASSGIGEAIARDLHREGMIVVACARREDRLQDIRSSLPIEKRSRFHIMRCDVTDERQVKAVFEFVNGEFGGVDVLVNNAGVVKTTELVQANNTAEIKATLDTYILGVVLCTREAFNSMKARGIDGHVVIINSIAGHKTPNLGDEMPSFNIYPASKHAITSMVETYRQEFMRHGTKIRITSVSPGAVDTEIFPDHLIDIIRTTMPLLASEDVSNAVLFALAAPPHVQIHEIIVKPVGEKF, via the exons ATGGATCGTTGGCAGGGTAAAGTCGCTGTAGTAACTGGTGCGAGTTCAGGAATTGGCGAGGCTATAGCCAGGGACCTTCATCGGGAAGGAATGATTGTTGTAGCGTGTGCACGTCGCGAAGATCGATTACAGGACATTCGTTCGAGCCTACCAATTGAAAAACGCTCTCGTTTTCATATAATGCGTTGTGATGTAACTGACGAGCGGCAAGTGAAAGCCGTTTTTGAATTTGTGAACGGAGAATTCGGTGGTGTAGATGTGCTTGTTAATAATGCTGGGGTTGTGAAAACCACTGAATTAGTTCAGGCTAATAATACAGCGGAAATCAAAGCAACTTTAGATACTTATATCTTGGGAGTTGTTCTTTGCACCAGAGAGGCTTTCAATTCGATGAAAGCAAGAGGAATTGATGGACATGTAGTGATTATAAATAGCATAGCAGGTCATAAAACACCTAATTTGGGAGATGAAATGCCATCTTTTAATATTTACCCAGCTTCAAAGCATGCAATCACGTCCATGGTGGAGACTTATAGACAGGAATTTATGCGACATGGCACAAAAATTCGAATTACG agCGTCAGTCCAGGAGCAGTTGATACGGAAATATTTCCTGACCATTTAATTGATATTATTCGAACAACAATGCCCTTACTAGCTTCAGAAGATGTGTCGAATGCTGTATTGTTTGCACTTGCTGCACCTCCGCATGTTCAG ATACATGAAATAATTGTGAAGCCTGTTGGGGAAAAGTTCTAA
- the LOC129948161 gene encoding farnesol dehydrogenase-like — protein sequence MERWQNKLAIVTGASGGIGAACAKALVGAGLRVVGLARREQKLKELRESLPASLRSNFIPRKCDVSKEDQVIDAIDWTEKQLGGASVLLNNAGITRETELVTPGNTQKIREVIDTNVMGVLWCTREVFNRIKVRGDEGHILIINSIAGHQVLNFIDVLPSFNIYPSTKFAITAMTETYRQEFQLHKANVKITGICPGAVNTNIFPEEIHFFVKDMARLNPGDIADAVLYALRTPPNVQIHEITVKPMGEIF from the exons ATGGAAAGGTGGCAGAATAAGTTGGCTATAGTAACTGGTGCCAGTGGAGGCATCGGAGCGGCATGTGCTAAGGCATTGGTTGGAGCTGGGCTGAGAGTTGTGGGTCTAGCTAGAAGGGAACAAAAGCTTAAGGAGCTCAGGGAAAGTCTTCCGGCAAGTCTTCGGTCAAATTTTATCCCAAGAAAATGTGATGTCTCCAAAGAGGATCAGGTTATTGATGCCATCGACTGGACTGAAAAGCAACTGGGTGGAGCAAGTGTTTTGCTCAATAATGCAGGAATTACACGAGAAACTGAACTTGTAACACCCGggaacacacaaaaaattcgtgaagttatcgaCACAAATGTGATGGGTGTATTGTGGTGCACTCGGGAAGTATTCAATCGGATTAAGGTGCGTGGTGACGAGGGTCATATTCTGATAATCAACAGCATTGCTGGACATCAAGTATTGAATTTCATCGATGTCCTGCCGTCATTCAATATTTATCCGTCCACGAAATTTGCCATAACTGCCATGACAGAGACATATCGACAAGAGTTTCAATTGCACAAAGCTAATGTGAAAATtaca ggaaTCTGTCCAGGTGCagtaaatacaaacatttttccagAAGAGATACATTTCTTTGTGAAAGATATGGCTAGACTTAACCCTGGCGATATTGCAGACGCTGTTTTGTATGCATTAAGGACTCCACCTAACGTTCAG aTTCATGAAATTACTGTGAAACCAATGGgcgaaatattttga
- the LOC129945023 gene encoding uncharacterized protein LOC129945023, whose protein sequence is MAEVKLEKLRVKRQVIIGQLGRTKEFLKRASAALTAELETRLESLESTRTNFEAIQLKIEELDENEATLPVRGDFEETYFEIRPALLNLISDARHPSDSEPMNRTALETTIGGTPIRLPEIPLPKFSGDYVNWTSFYQTFVTLIHNNPALNNITRFHFLRSALSEKALSSIRALEVNEPNYEVALKTLVSRYNKEQVIAHEHLRRIFNLSQVSRNSATELRTLLDELNVHLSALTSLGRPTVYWDDPMIYLMCTKLDSLSLDKWNDIRSQDRFPTLDEFKKFLENRAFNLDEKSCLAPAAYTSNLKNIKPKKDNKQPQTSLIAVHEKLCSYCSGTKHNIYRCRKFLQLSPEQRYNSANGLKLCLNCLKTGHLTDSCSLDKCRTCKQPHHTLLHDHLKASPAPSAQNETPSKEP, encoded by the coding sequence ATGGCTGAAGTAAAGTTAGAGAAGCTTAGAGTAAAACGCCAAGTAATCATCGGCCAGCTAGGTAGAACGAAAGAATTCTTAAAACGCGCTTCTGCAGCACTTACCGCTGAACTCGAGACTAGATTAGAATCTCTCGAATCGACGAGAACTAATTTCGAAGCAATCCAACTAAAAATTGAAGAGCTTGACGAGAACGAAGCTACTCTTCCAGTCAGAGGTGATTTCGAAGAGACTTATTTTGAAATTCGTCCAGCACTACTAAATTTAATTAGCGATGCTAGGCATCCATCGGATTCCGAACCTATGAATCGTACGGCACTAGAAACTACAATTGGAGGCACACCAATCCGCCTGCCAGAGATACCTCTACCTAAATTCTCGGGAGATTACGTCAATTGGACGTCGTTTTACCAAACTTTCGTTACTTTGATCCATAACAATCCGGCCTTGAATAACATCACTCGATTTCATTTCCTACGATCAGCGCTTAGTGAAAAGGCACTTAGCAGCATTCGTGCTCTAGAGGTTAACGAACCCAATTACGAAGTAGCTCTAAAAACACTTGTATCTCGATATAATAAGGAGCAAGTCATAGCTCATGAGCATCTTAGAAGAATCTTTAATCTTTCACAAGTTTCAAGAAACTCCGCAACGGAACTTCGTACGCTCTTGGATGAACTTAACGTTCACTTAAGTGCACTTACATCACTGGGTAGGCCTACAGTCTATTGGGATGATCCCATGATCTACCTGATGTGCACTAAATTAGACAGCCTATCGTTAGATAAATGGAATGACATTCGTTCCCAAGATAGATTTCCAACCCTTGATGAGTTCAAGAAGTTTTTGGAAAACCGAGCTTTCAATCTAGACGAAAAATCATGTCTCGCTCCTGCAGCCTACACTTCGAATCTGAAGAATATTAAACCTAAAAAGGACAATAAACAACCGCAAACGTCTCTCATCGCAGTACACGAAAAGCTCTGTAGTTATTGTTCAGGTACGAAACACAATATATATAGATGCCGAAAATTTCTACAACTTTCACCCGAACAACGCTACAACTCAGCAAATGGGTTAAAACTCTGTCTTAACTGCCTCAAAACTGGCCATCTAACTGATTCCTGCAGCTTAGATAAGTGTCGCACTTGCAAGCAGCCACACCATACATTGCTGCATGATCATTTAAAAGCATCACCCGCACCATCTGCACAAAATGAAACTCCTTCAAAGGAACCTTGA
- the LOC129945621 gene encoding alpha-tocopherol transfer protein-like has product MNIRKLSPELARKAEEDFGETYDRLQTDIDALRCWIEKQNHLISRKDDQFLVTFLRRCDFNLEDTKKRIDSFLTCKSTSPDIYKNRSVDETALEILKSGLVTIPPNSLPNCGPKVIISHFCKFDPKKHNFKDIVKVRFMLFEILAFTDDVASISGAELVFDLKNCSIKQAFYLQPAVLKKAVFYQEQCTPLRIKAIHIINMKKELQSIVQFARSIISAAETAIPVRSKIVFEILNY; this is encoded by the exons ATGAATATCAGAAAGCTAAGCCCTGAACTTGCTAGAAAAGCTGAAGAAGACTTTGGCGAGACCTATGATCGTTTACAAACAGATATCGATGCTCTTCGTTGTTGGATAGAGAAACAAAATCACTTGATTTCCAGGAAGGATGATCAATTTCTGGTCACGTTTCTAAGACgttgtgattttaatttagagGATACTAAAAAGAGAATTGATTCTTTCCTCACTTGTAAATCTACCAGTcctgatatttacaaaaatcgaTCAGTTGATGAAACTGCTTTAGAAATTCTGAAATCCGG attagttACAATTCCACCGAATTCATTACCAAATTGTGGTCCAAAAGTGATAATCTCACATTTCTGCAAATTTGATCcgaaaaaacacaattttaaagacATTGTAAAGGTTCGATTCatgttatttgaaatattagcttTTACTGATGATGTCGCTAGTATAAGTGGTGCCGAAttggtttttgatttgaaaaattgttcaatcAAACAAGCTTTTTATTTGCAACCAGCTGTTTTGAAGAAAGCAGTTTTTTATCAAGAGCAATGCACACCACTTCGAATAAAAGCAATTCACATAATAAACATGAAGAAAGAGCTTCAAAGTATTGTTCAATTTGCAAGAAGTATTATCTCAGCTGCGGAAACAGCAATTCCGGTAAGgtcaaaaatagttttcgaaatTCTGAATTACTAA